CACTGCCGCTCACCGTAAGGACGCCCGACGGGGTGACCCTTCCCAAAGGGCCTGTGCAGGTTCTTTGTGCCATAGCCCACCCGCAAAGGCTGATCGACAGCCTGGCCCTTGCGGGATACCCGTCCAAACGGGCTGTGACCCTCACCGACCATGACCCGATGGATGCTGGTAACCTGCTTGAACGGTTCGAACCGGGCATCCCGCTCGCCGTCACCGCAAAAGATTACGTCAAACTCAAGCACCATCCGGATCTGGCGCGTTTTTTGACCGCCTTGGTCGATTACCGGGTGGCCCCCCGCGAACCCGATGAGTTCTTCCAATGGCTCGAACATAAAATCCAAGAGCTCCGCTAGGAAAGCGGCCCTGGGCAAAGCCGCCGAGTCGTTCATGCGGTATCTGGTGCGCCGGGTCGGCGGCAAATCACCGGCCCAGGTCGAGCAGATGGGCCGGCGGTATGGCCAGCTCATGTGGTCATTCGCCGGTAAAAGGCGGCAAAGGACACGCGAAAACCTTCGGCTCGCATTCCCCAACCGGGACAGCCGGGAAATCGAGCAGATCGCCCGTGGCGTGTTCATCCATTTCGGGAGGACCTCCATGGACTTTTTGGCCGGCGCAAACCGCACCAAGGAAGAGATCGAAGCCACGACCCACATCCAAGGATTAGAACACCTGGATGCCGCCCTGGCCAAAGGGAAAGGGGCTTTGCTGATCACCGGGCACCTGGGCAACTGGGAGCGAGTTTCCGCCTGGCTCAGCCTGAGCGGCTACCCGCTCAACGTCATCGCCCGGGATGCCGACGACGAAGGCGTCAACAGCATCGTCAACGAAATCCGAAAACGGCCGGGGACGAAGGTGATCTCAAGGGGGCAGGCCGCCCGCCAAGTCCTGCTCAAACTCCGGGGTAACGAGATCGTCGGGATCCTGCCCGACCAAAACGCCTCAGATATCTTCATCCCCTTCTTCGGGGTTCCGGCCGGCACAGCCCTCGGCCCAGGAGTCTTCCAATCCCGGACCCAGGCGACCGTCGTGCCCGTTGCATGCGTCTACAATGCTACAAACCGGTACACGATGACCTTTTATCCGCCGCTCGAACCCCATCAACCTGAAACATCCCCGGGCGAGGGTTTGATGCGGGCCATCAACGCCTGGTTGGAAGATCGGATCCGGGAAACCCCTGAGCAGTGGCTTTGGATGCACGACCGGTGGAGGAATGCCCGCCGGAAGGGGTTGATTTGAAACCAAAAATCCTCGTCGTCCGATTCAGTGCCATGGGCGATTGTGTGATGGCGGCATGGGCCCTGACGGGCCTCAGGAACGTTTTGCCCCAAGCCCACATCACTTGGGCCGCCATGGATCGGTTTGCTCCCGTGATCGACCGGTCGCGGCTCGTCGACGATGTTGTTTTTGCCGACACGGCCGCTTGGAAGCGGCGGCGGGCCGCCCCCACCACCTGGCTTGCCCAGTTCCGGACCTTCGCCGGGCTCCGCAAAGAGGGTTTTGACGTTGGATTCGACCTGCAAGGGCAAGTCAAAACGGCCCTGTGCCTCCGGCTTTCGGGGGCGAAGCGGCGGATCGCCACTCAAACGGCCGACGGCATGGCTCGCAGGCTGAACCCGGCATTCGATTGCCTCTCGGGATCGGTCCACGAGGTCGAGGCGGCCCATCGGCTGCTGAGCCAGTGGCACGAATGCCCCATCCCCGCCAAACCGTTGATGCCGCCCGTGCACGAAATGCCGAATGGGCAAGTCGTCATCCAAACCGGTTCTGGCCACCCCCACAAAAAACTTTCCCAAGGCCGGTGGCACCAAGTGGCCAAAGAGCTCCTCACGCTGGGGTTCCCGGTCACTGCAATCGGCGGACCCGGCGACGACCCGGTCTATACCGAGGGTGTCACCAACCTCGTCGGCCAGCTCAGCCTCGAAAAATCACTCAACTTGGTTGCCAACTGCCGCATCCACATTTCCGCTGACACCGGCACGGCCCATGCGGCTAGTGCTTATGGTGTTCCGGTTGTCACGGTATTCGGCCGCACCGACCCCAACCGCTATCGGCCTTTTGGGCCCCAAACCACCGTGATCCGGCCGGGGCCAGATCCCGATGCCGTGACGGCCGGCGAAATCATCCGTGCCGCCATGCCCTATTTGGGAGGTCGCCCATCCGCTTCCTTGTTAGTCGACTAAGCGCCCTTGGCGATGTCGCCTGCTCACTGCCCGTGGCCGGTTCGCTACGGCAAACCCATCCCGATTGCGAAATCATTTGGCTATGCGACCGGCGGTTTGCCCCCTTGGCCCGGCTCTGCCGGAATATTTCGCACGTTGTCGAACTCGAAAAGGATTGGAAAGCATGGCGCGCCCAGATTGCGACCCTCGGCGAATTCGATTGCGCCATCGACTTGCAAGGCTTGCTGAAATCGGCTCTCCCCGTCGCCCTCAGCCGCGCCAAATCCAAACTGGGGTACCACTGGCAGCGCGAAGGATCCCGACTGTTCACGCAGCCCGTGATCCCTTGCCCGACCTCAATCCACGTCGTCGAGCAATACCTCGATGTCGCCCGCGCCGCCGGTGGGGGCGACACCGTTGATTTTGGCCTGGTGCCAGATGCCCAGGCCGTCGCTAACGCCGAAGCCCTTATCGGCCAACTCCCGTCCGGGAAACAGCTCGTTGTGTGCCACGCCGGGGCGGGATGGGCAACCAAAAGATGGCCGGCCGCCAACTTTGCTGCCCTTGCGGATGCCTTGTCGGGCCAGGCCAACATCTGCTTCATCGGGACAAAGGCCGATGGCCCAGCCGTCCGTGAGGTCTTAGACCAATCAGTCCATATGCCCGTAGACCTCCTTGGCAAAACCGACATCCCCACCCTGGCGGCCCTGCTTGCCCGGGCAGACCTGCATATTGCCGGAGACACCGGCAGCATCCACATTGCGGCCGCACTCGGCACGCCCTGCATCGGCCTTTACACCTTGACGCGCCCCGAACGGTCTTGCCCCTTTGGACAAATAGGGCGATGCCGCGAGCTCGGTTTGGATGCCGTGGTCGAAACGGCCCGGGAGATCCTGGCATGACCGACACCTTGGCCCAAATCGCAGCCGCCCGCCGGGGGAAAACCCTGGTCTTCACCAACGGCGTTTTCGATATCCTCCATGCCGGGCATGTCCGCTACCTGGCGCAAGCTCGGGAATTGGGAGACCTCCTCGTCGTCGGCGTCAACACCGACGAAAGTGTCCGGCGCCTAGGCAAAGCACCGGATAGACCCGTGAATCCATTAGAAGACCGAATTGCCGTGCTTTCCGCATTGAGGGCTGTGGATTTTGCCATTCCGTTCAGCGAGGACACCCCCGAAACCCTCATCGCCCAAATCAAGCCAGACATCCATGTCAAGGGCGGCGACTACACCATCGACCAACTACCCGAATCCCCGCTGGTGCAAGGATACGGCGGAAAAGTTGTCATCCTTCCATTTTTGACCGGAAAGTCAACAACCTCCGTGATCGAAAAGATCCGCGGAACTATTTTGCCGGACTAAACCGCGGCGATAGCCAAGTACCCCCGCTTGTGACCTTGGTCTCCGAAGACCCGTCGGCGTTCACCCGGTAGATGTCGATGTCCTTGCCATCCTGTTTGAGATAGGCGAGCTTGGTGCCATCCCCAGACCAACTCGGTGAACTGACCCGGCCCTGCACAACCGGTTTTGCCTCGGCCCCGCCATTGACCTTGAACGGCATCACCAGCATCACGGCCGGCTCAAAGCCGCCCCCTTCGGTTTTTGCCCCAACGACCACCGCGATCTGCAACCCGTCGGGGGAGATGGCAAAGTCGCCAACTGCCTCAGGGGCATCGGGGCCGACGACGATCACCGCTTCGGATGCCGGTTTGCCATCCGGGCCGATCGTCACCCGGAAAAGAGCCGAACTGAACGGCTTCACGACCTTGCCGCCCTTGATGAACTCTTTGGGGACATCTTGGTAGGGCGGGAATTGGAAGCCGCGGACGAGGACAGCCCCGACCCCGTTGGGGTCGGTTTCAAAATCCACAATCTGCCCGCGATACATCTCGATCGGGCGCAAGGGCTGGCCCATCGCATCGACACCGACCGGCTGGAAGACCATCGTGTACCCCTCGTCGTTGCGCATCAGCCCGTAGATCATCTCTTTTGAACCGGCATACCGCGCTTTGGTGAAGGCGGTGCCAAAGCGGTCGTACCCCTCCATCGACCCCTTGGCACCCTCCTCGCCAACCGAAATCCGCTCCCCGGGCGGTGGCAAAATTTGGCCCAAGTCGCCCGTCTTCACGTCGAGTTCGAAAATCTGACCCCCGGTTTGGAGCAGCCCCAGATTCTTGGCGTCCGGGTCGCCCGCCGGGCCGAACCACGGGGCCCCTTGACTGCGGGTGCCCTTAGAGCGCCGCATGAATTTCTGGTCTCCGGGATTCCATCGGTAAACGTTGTAGGCATTGGTCTCCCGGTTGGAGCTGACAAAGATCCGGCTGCCGTCCACCGCCCAGCTGACCTCCCGGTCGTCGTAGGTGGCCTTGCTGGGCTTGGGCGGGTCGATCCGTTTGCCGGCCTCGTCAAACAAGGCGAGCCGGCCCCCATCGCGCGTTTGCTCAATGGCAACGATCTGGCCGGAAGAATCATAGGCCCCCACATCGGGATCCTGGACAAAACTCTTGATGAAATTGAACGAGATCAAAAGCGCCGCAATGATGAGCGCGCCAATGATGAACCGCTTCGTGATCTGGTCTTTCATGGATGGGTGACACTCATTGTGAAGGATTTCCTATCGCAGAAAACGCATGCCTGAGGCCAGTCGTGCCCCGTTCAAGAATTCTGCCGCGTCCATGCGCTTGCGGCCCTCGGCCTGCAGTTCCAGGATATCCAAGGCCCCACCGGCTAGTGCCACCATTATCCGGCCATCGGAGATGGTGGCGGAACCCGGCTGGCCAAATTCCCCCGGCAGGGCCCTTGCTCGGTGGATCTTGACCACCCCAAGCTCCGTCGTGGCAAATGCCCCCGGAACCGGGGTGAAGGCGCGGAACCGGTTGTAGGCCGTCGCCAACCCAAGGTCAGCCGTGATTTCTGCCTCGGCCTTTTCCACTTTGGGCGCGTGCGTTGCAAGCGAATCATCCTGGGGAGTGCAAAAGTAGTCGTCGTACCAAATCCGCGGCATCCAATTGATCGTCATCAACCCCGCCAGTTGGGCGAGCTCGCCATAGACCTCGCCGGCCGTGGCATCCGGCTCGATAACGGTTTTTGTGATGGCCACGATGTCGCCGGTGTCCAGGCCCTTGTCCATCTGCATGAGGGTCACCCCCGTTTCGGTGTCCCCGGCTTCGATAGCCCTTTGGATCGGGGCGGCCCCTCGCCACCGGGGCAATACGGAGCCATGCAGGTTGAAGCACCCGATTTTGGGGATATCCAGAACCGCCTGGCTCAGGATTTGCCCGTATGCGGCAACCAAAAAAACGTCCGCCTCTTCCGCCGCCAAAACCTCCAAGAACTCTGGGGACCGGCTCTTTTCCGGAGTCTCCACCCGCTTCCCCAGTTCAAGGGCCTTGGCCTTGACCGGTGAGGGCTGCAGGGCCATCCCCCGGCCTTTTGGCCGATCCGGCTGGCTGACGACCAATTTGACATCCGGCGATGCCGCTTCCAAGGCTGGAACGGCAAAATCGGCCGTGCCGAAGAAAACAATCCGCACGGTCAGCGGTTCTCCGGATTCGGGTCTTGCCAATGCAGAGTTTTTTCATCGACTTTATCGATGAAAAGCACCCCATCCAAGTGGTCGATCTCGTGTTGCACGATGATCGCGGCATACCCTTCCATGTCGTAATCTACGGGGCGGCCTTTGATGTCGTAGGCTTCCACAACAACAGAAAGCGCCCGCTCCACATCCCCATAAAGTCCAGGGATGCTGAGACACCCTTCTTCGCCGATTTGCGTCCCCGAACTTTCGGTGATGCGCGGGTTGACCAATACGATCGGCTTCTTTTCCGGGGCGATGACGATGATCCGCTCGCTCACACCGACTTGGGGCGCAGCGATGCCGACCCCGCGCGCCTCCTTCATGATGCGGATCATGTTTTCGGCGAGTTTGGTGTGCCTTTTCGAAATTTTCTCGATTGGCGCCGCCTTTTGCCGCAAAACAGGGGCCGGGATCTTAACGACCGGGCGTTCCGCGCTTGTTTCATAGAGGTGCGCGTATTCGGCTGGGACGACGATCTCCATCGGGCAGTGGGAATTATGACAGCCGCCCGACAACGTCTGCGGGGATGAACGTGAGGGTGCGAACGATCCGCCCCAGGTCACACATCGCATCCACCAACTGCCACCCGTATTCGGCAAAAACCGCTTCCACAGCCGGTTGCTGGCCCATGCCAATTTCGACGATCAAGGCCTCGCACCCCGTTGCCAGATAGGTCTCGGCGGCCAAACGGCGGTACATGGCCAATCCGTTGGCGTCGGCGAACAAGGCGTCGTGCGGTTCAAAATCGCGGACTTCCGGGGGAAGGTCGTCGGCATGAGCAACATAGGGCGGGTTGCTCACCACCAGCTGGTACCTCCGCTTTGGAAGCTTGTGGAACAGGTCTGAATGGACGAATTGGTCGATCCGGGCTTCCAAGGCATCCGCGTTTTTGCTGGCGACCCGGAGGGCGTTCATCGATTTGTCCAAGAGGGTCACCCGGCAGCCGGGGCACTCGAGGGCCAGCGTGATGCCAATGCAACCACTGCCGGTGCCCACATCCAACACGGTCCAATCGCCGCCCCCGTGCATCCAGAGCTTGGCCCGTTCAACCACAAATTCGGTTTCTTGGCGGGGGACCAAGACATCGGGGTCGACGAAAAATTCCCGCCCATAAAACTCGCGTTTGCCCGTGATGTAAGCCAACGGCTCCCGGTTGAGCCGTCGGCGGAGCAAACTGCTGAGCCCGGAATCGGCAACCGATTCTTCTGGGTGGGAAAGAACCCAGCTCCGATCCCGGCCCAGGGCGTGGGCGGCCAGAATCTGGGCATCCAGACGGGGCGAATCGACACCGGCTTCAGCCAGCTCTTCTGCCGCGCTATGGATCCATTCCGCCAGCCTCATCGTTCTTTGACCGCGTACGCCTCCAGTTTCCCCCGGTGTTCGGCAACCACTTCGGCTTCCAGGTATATGCCGTCGTCGCGGTATTCCTTCTTTAAGACGCGGCCAAAGTCGTAGGCGCGTTCGACCAAATTGGTTTCTGAATAAGGAACCAAAACCTTAACGATTGAAAGCCGGTCGCTGACCAGGCGCCGGACCATGGCCAAAAGATCTTGGATCCCTTCGCCGGTCAAAGCGCTGATGGCCACCGCGTCCGGATGTTCCAACGCCAACCGCCGGACTCCCTGTGGGTCTTCGGCCGCATCAATCTTGTTGAAGACGGTCAGGACGGGGATGTCATCGCCACCAATGCCGGAGACCGTCTGCAACACGGCCTCGACCTGCATCTCCCATTCCGGGTTACTCACATCCACCACGTGCATCAGCAGGTCGGCATAAAGGAGTTCTTCCAGGGTCGCCCGGAACGCGGCCACCAACAGGGTCGGCAAGTTGCGGATGAACCCGACGGTATCGCTGAGGAAGAACCGGTAGCCGTCCGGCAAGTCCACGAGGCGCGTCGTCGGGTCCAAGGTGGCAAACGGCATGGCGTCGGCAAGCAGGTCGGTTTGGGCCAACCGGTTCATCAACGTCGATTTGCCCGCACTCGTGTAGCCGACGATCGCCACCACCGGATACGGTTGATCCCGCCGCCCTTCGCGTTGCAAGGTTCGGTGTTGTTTGACCACGTCGATCTCCCGTTTGAGCCGGGCGATGCGGTCGCGCACCATGCGGCGGTCGCTTTCTAGCTTCGTCTCCCCCGGACCGCGCATCCCGATGCCCCCGCGTTGCCTTTCGAACTTGGTGTAAACACTCATCAGTCGGGGCAGCCGGTAGGTGTATTGGGCCAGCTCCACTTGGAGCATCCCTTCCCGGGTGCGGGCCCGGTTCGCAAAGATGTCCAGGATCAGTTGCGTCCTATCCAAGACCCGGAGTTTGATTTGCTCTTCCAGATTTTTGATGTGGATGCCGCTGAGCTCGCAGTCGAACACCACGGCGTCGGCGCCCAGTTCGGCCGCCATCGCGGCGACTTCGCCAACTTTGCCCGACCCAATGTAGGCCGCCTTGTACGGCCGTTCGATCCGCTGGCGGATTTGCCCGACCGGTTCCCCCCCGGCGGCATCGACCAGGCCTTCCAGTTCGGCCTCGGCATAGGCATCTTCTTCGGCCTCGGGATTCACGTAAACGAGCAAGAGCTTTTCGCGCTCTTCTGAATTGATCTGAAACTGCTTGTCTTTCTTGTTTGATTCTTCAGGCATGGAGCCTCGGTTGGGATTTGCGGACGGGGGCGCGGGCCCGGCGGCACCTGCTGAACGTAAGATGCCCCATAAACCCATGCCGTTCCATTGGAACAGGTGTGCAGGCCCAAAATTCGACGACAATATCCGATCCAGCCTGCACAAATGGGTTAGAGCTTCATGATGCCGGTAGTGTACCAGCCCGGTACCATCGGATGGGAGATGCCCATTTTTGAGTTTCGATGCCGGGAATGCGGCAAAAAATTTGAAGCGCTCCTTGGAGCAAACGAAGACCCCGCGGCCGAGCCCTGCCCTGGTTGCGGCGCAACAGGGTGCGCCAAACTCGTCAGTCGATTCCGACGCATGAGGTCCGAAAACGACCGGATCGATGCCATAGCCGACCAACTGGAATCCATGGATGAGCCACAATCGGCTTCCGCAATGCGGGAATACGTCAAAGAAATGGGCCGCGCCACTGATGACGACATGAGCGGGGAACTGGAAGAAATGTTCGAAGCAGACCTCGAAGGGGCCATGGGCGACGAATGAAAAAATGTGGGCACCTGGCCGTCATCTGCGGCAGCATGTACGCTGGTAAATCGGAAGAACTCATTCGGCGCGCCCGCAGGGCGCTTTATGCCAAAAAGAAGGTCCAAGTCTTTAAACCCGCCATCGATAACCGCTTCGACGAAGAGCATGTCGTCACCCACATGGGCGTCAAGCATCCCAGCCGGAGGGTGGGC
Above is a genomic segment from Armatimonadota bacterium containing:
- the rfaE2 gene encoding D-glycero-beta-D-manno-heptose 1-phosphate adenylyltransferase — its product is MTDTLAQIAAARRGKTLVFTNGVFDILHAGHVRYLAQARELGDLLVVGVNTDESVRRLGKAPDRPVNPLEDRIAVLSALRAVDFAIPFSEDTPETLIAQIKPDIHVKGGDYTIDQLPESPLVQGYGGKVVILPFLTGKSTTSVIEKIRGTILPD
- the prmC gene encoding peptide chain release factor N(5)-glutamine methyltransferase; the protein is MRLAEWIHSAAEELAEAGVDSPRLDAQILAAHALGRDRSWVLSHPEESVADSGLSSLLRRRLNREPLAYITGKREFYGREFFVDPDVLVPRQETEFVVERAKLWMHGGGDWTVLDVGTGSGCIGITLALECPGCRVTLLDKSMNALRVASKNADALEARIDQFVHSDLFHKLPKRRYQLVVSNPPYVAHADDLPPEVRDFEPHDALFADANGLAMYRRLAAETYLATGCEALIVEIGMGQQPAVEAVFAEYGWQLVDAMCDLGRIVRTLTFIPADVVGRLS
- a CDS encoding PD40 domain-containing protein; its protein translation is MKDQITKRFIIGALIIAALLISFNFIKSFVQDPDVGAYDSSGQIVAIEQTRDGGRLALFDEAGKRIDPPKPSKATYDDREVSWAVDGSRIFVSSNRETNAYNVYRWNPGDQKFMRRSKGTRSQGAPWFGPAGDPDAKNLGLLQTGGQIFELDVKTGDLGQILPPPGERISVGEEGAKGSMEGYDRFGTAFTKARYAGSKEMIYGLMRNDEGYTMVFQPVGVDAMGQPLRPIEMYRGQIVDFETDPNGVGAVLVRGFQFPPYQDVPKEFIKGGKVVKPFSSALFRVTIGPDGKPASEAVIVVGPDAPEAVGDFAISPDGLQIAVVVGAKTEGGGFEPAVMLVMPFKVNGGAEAKPVVQGRVSSPSWSGDGTKLAYLKQDGKDIDIYRVNADGSSETKVTSGGTWLSPRFSPAK
- a CDS encoding glycosyltransferase family 9 protein, coding for MALDARPVEECPPEGVDLKPKILVVRFSAMGDCVMAAWALTGLRNVLPQAHITWAAMDRFAPVIDRSRLVDDVVFADTAAWKRRRAAPTTWLAQFRTFAGLRKEGFDVGFDLQGQVKTALCLRLSGAKRRIATQTADGMARRLNPAFDCLSGSVHEVEAAHRLLSQWHECPIPAKPLMPPVHEMPNGQVVIQTGSGHPHKKLSQGRWHQVAKELLTLGFPVTAIGGPGDDPVYTEGVTNLVGQLSLEKSLNLVANCRIHISADTGTAHAASAYGVPVVTVFGRTDPNRYRPFGPQTTVIRPGPDPDAVTAGEIIRAAMPYLGGRPSASLLVD
- the def gene encoding peptide deformylase: MEIVVPAEYAHLYETSAERPVVKIPAPVLRQKAAPIEKISKRHTKLAENMIRIMKEARGVGIAAPQVGVSERIIVIAPEKKPIVLVNPRITESSGTQIGEEGCLSIPGLYGDVERALSVVVEAYDIKGRPVDYDMEGYAAIIVQHEIDHLDGVLFIDKVDEKTLHWQDPNPENR
- a CDS encoding zinc ribbon domain-containing protein; this translates as MPVVYQPGTIGWEMPIFEFRCRECGKKFEALLGANEDPAAEPCPGCGATGCAKLVSRFRRMRSENDRIDAIADQLESMDEPQSASAMREYVKEMGRATDDDMSGELEEMFEADLEGAMGDE
- a CDS encoding glycosyltransferase family 9 protein; the protein is MAGSLRQTHPDCEIIWLCDRRFAPLARLCRNISHVVELEKDWKAWRAQIATLGEFDCAIDLQGLLKSALPVALSRAKSKLGYHWQREGSRLFTQPVIPCPTSIHVVEQYLDVARAAGGGDTVDFGLVPDAQAVANAEALIGQLPSGKQLVVCHAGAGWATKRWPAANFAALADALSGQANICFIGTKADGPAVREVLDQSVHMPVDLLGKTDIPTLAALLARADLHIAGDTGSIHIAAALGTPCIGLYTLTRPERSCPFGQIGRCRELGLDAVVETAREILA
- a CDS encoding methionyl-tRNA formyltransferase, translating into MRIVFFGTADFAVPALEAASPDVKLVVSQPDRPKGRGMALQPSPVKAKALELGKRVETPEKSRSPEFLEVLAAEEADVFLVAAYGQILSQAVLDIPKIGCFNLHGSVLPRWRGAAPIQRAIEAGDTETGVTLMQMDKGLDTGDIVAITKTVIEPDATAGEVYGELAQLAGLMTINWMPRIWYDDYFCTPQDDSLATHAPKVEKAEAEITADLGLATAYNRFRAFTPVPGAFATTELGVVKIHRARALPGEFGQPGSATISDGRIMVALAGGALDILELQAEGRKRMDAAEFLNGARLASGMRFLR
- the hflX gene encoding GTPase HflX, whose amino-acid sequence is MPEESNKKDKQFQINSEEREKLLLVYVNPEAEEDAYAEAELEGLVDAAGGEPVGQIRQRIERPYKAAYIGSGKVGEVAAMAAELGADAVVFDCELSGIHIKNLEEQIKLRVLDRTQLILDIFANRARTREGMLQVELAQYTYRLPRLMSVYTKFERQRGGIGMRGPGETKLESDRRMVRDRIARLKREIDVVKQHRTLQREGRRDQPYPVVAIVGYTSAGKSTLMNRLAQTDLLADAMPFATLDPTTRLVDLPDGYRFFLSDTVGFIRNLPTLLVAAFRATLEELLYADLLMHVVDVSNPEWEMQVEAVLQTVSGIGGDDIPVLTVFNKIDAAEDPQGVRRLALEHPDAVAISALTGEGIQDLLAMVRRLVSDRLSIVKVLVPYSETNLVERAYDFGRVLKKEYRDDGIYLEAEVVAEHRGKLEAYAVKER
- a CDS encoding lysophospholipid acyltransferase family protein, whose product is MSSSNGSNIKSKSSARKAALGKAAESFMRYLVRRVGGKSPAQVEQMGRRYGQLMWSFAGKRRQRTRENLRLAFPNRDSREIEQIARGVFIHFGRTSMDFLAGANRTKEEIEATTHIQGLEHLDAALAKGKGALLITGHLGNWERVSAWLSLSGYPLNVIARDADDEGVNSIVNEIRKRPGTKVISRGQAARQVLLKLRGNEIVGILPDQNASDIFIPFFGVPAGTALGPGVFQSRTQATVVPVACVYNATNRYTMTFYPPLEPHQPETSPGEGLMRAINAWLEDRIRETPEQWLWMHDRWRNARRKGLI